The following are encoded in a window of Streptomyces sp. SAT1 genomic DNA:
- a CDS encoding sigma factor-like helix-turn-helix DNA-binding protein, translating to MPLREEIPMTPVHQGFAPGSPGVRNGQAGQSPTKLVELPLSLGKMATKKPELWVRATKKTESQLPVFGLRACRGCPPLCDNCHQVSTADQAQQVRSAACACPRAQQPPSCDNYACHRAPTDGRPHHPVPLRHRVGEAMGRLPGPTHSTSGPVTSAEHLALLATLADFSAGLETNILTATYYACEFKVSQAEIGRSCGISRQAVRQRLAKAVAIRKTHQRDSSYWDYDYDYLEDE from the coding sequence ATGCCACTCCGGGAAGAGATCCCAATGACGCCAGTTCACCAAGGATTTGCACCTGGGTCTCCTGGGGTGAGAAACGGCCAGGCCGGCCAGTCGCCGACCAAGCTCGTTGAGTTGCCACTCTCACTGGGGAAAATGGCAACAAAAAAGCCCGAACTTTGGGTTCGGGCAACAAAAAAGACGGAGAGTCAACTCCCCGTCTTCGGCCTCCGGGCATGCCGGGGCTGCCCCCCACTATGCGACAACTGCCATCAGGTGTCAACGGCGGACCAAGCACAGCAGGTCAGGAGTGCCGCTTGCGCCTGTCCTCGGGCGCAGCAGCCCCCGTCATGTGACAACTACGCTTGTCACCGTGCCCCTACCGACGGACGACCCCATCACCCTGTACCTCTACGGCATCGCGTGGGAGAAGCTATGGGGCGACTTCCAGGTCCAACTCACAGCACGTCCGGCCCGGTGACAAGCGCAGAGCACCTGGCGCTACTCGCTACGCTGGCCGACTTCTCTGCAGGGCTGGAAACTAACATTCTTACTGCGACTTATTACGCCTGCGAGTTTAAGGTATCCCAGGCGGAGATTGGGCGTAGCTGTGGAATATCTCGTCAAGCAGTCCGCCAGCGACTAGCCAAGGCTGTAGCTATAAGAAAAACGCATCAGCGAGACTCGTCTTACTGGGATTACGATTACGACTACCTGGAGGATGAGTAA
- a CDS encoding sensor histidine kinase, translating into MTDGGPRRTQRTQQAQRTQQAQRTQQAQQAQQAQQTQRFRRPRRTPEPGPRLPRPPRIRRRRGRQPRTLRTRLVVASVVLIAVVCGVIGSVTALALRSHLYEQLDGQLGEVAARASGVFRPPGRPGKQWAPDQRLGAPEPKDIRLSDFVKGPQPGGTVVARTENGTITEAEVGDKTRDGAGVPQVDAKSLTTDQRSALGSVAQDQGKHTVDLPGLGGYRVVHATGPNGSFYVAIPTTEVDNTVRTLVLVEISVTVAGLVAASLAGAAIVGVALRPLRRVAATATRVSELPLHSGEVNLSERVPAPETDPRTEVGQVGLALNRMLDHIHGALHARQRSETRVRQFVADASHELRTPLASIRGYAELTRRGGERIGPDTRHALGRIESEADRMTLLVEDLLLLARLDAGRPLRFEPTDLLPLVVDTVSDARAAGPGHTWRLDLPDEPAAVSADPARLQQVLVNLLANARTHTAPGTTVTARVRRDGPWLCLDVEDDGQGIPAGLLPHVFERFARGDSGRSRATGSTGLGLAIVRAVAAAHGGTVGVDSEPGRTLFTVRLPALGTTAAPATGLPARPVTGSPALPVTGSPAFPVTGPSALPPAAPGRPAPCGKAAPGPHSQAQHSVTTSVRQGG; encoded by the coding sequence GTGACCGACGGCGGACCACGGCGGACCCAACGGACCCAGCAGGCCCAGCGGACCCAGCAGGCCCAGCGGACTCAGCAGGCCCAGCAGGCTCAGCAGGCCCAGCAGACCCAGCGGTTCCGGCGGCCCCGGCGGACACCGGAACCGGGCCCCCGGCTCCCGCGTCCGCCCCGGATCAGGCGGCGGCGCGGACGGCAGCCGCGCACCCTGCGGACCCGGCTCGTCGTCGCGTCCGTCGTGCTGATCGCCGTGGTCTGCGGGGTCATCGGCTCCGTGACGGCCCTGGCGCTCCGCTCCCATCTGTACGAACAGCTCGACGGGCAGCTCGGCGAGGTCGCCGCGCGCGCCTCCGGCGTGTTCCGGCCGCCGGGCCGGCCCGGCAAGCAGTGGGCCCCCGACCAGCGGCTCGGCGCCCCCGAGCCCAAGGACATCCGGCTCAGCGACTTCGTCAAGGGGCCGCAGCCCGGCGGCACCGTCGTGGCCAGGACCGAGAACGGCACCATCACCGAGGCCGAGGTCGGCGACAAGACCCGGGACGGTGCCGGGGTCCCGCAGGTGGACGCCAAGTCCCTGACCACCGACCAGCGTTCCGCGCTCGGCTCCGTCGCCCAGGACCAGGGCAAGCACACCGTCGACCTGCCCGGTCTGGGCGGCTACCGCGTCGTCCACGCCACCGGCCCCAACGGCAGCTTCTACGTGGCCATACCGACCACGGAGGTCGACAACACCGTACGGACCCTCGTCCTGGTGGAGATCAGCGTCACCGTCGCCGGGCTCGTCGCCGCCTCGCTCGCCGGTGCCGCCATCGTCGGCGTGGCGCTGCGCCCGCTGCGCCGGGTCGCCGCCACCGCCACCCGGGTCTCCGAACTCCCCCTCCACTCGGGCGAGGTGAACCTCAGCGAACGCGTCCCGGCCCCGGAGACCGACCCGCGCACCGAGGTCGGACAGGTGGGCCTCGCGCTCAACCGCATGCTCGACCACATCCACGGTGCCCTGCACGCACGGCAGCGCAGCGAGACACGGGTCCGCCAGTTCGTCGCGGACGCCAGCCACGAGCTGCGCACCCCGCTCGCCTCGATCCGCGGCTACGCCGAACTCACCCGGCGCGGCGGCGAGCGGATCGGCCCGGACACCCGGCACGCGCTGGGCCGTATCGAGTCCGAGGCCGACCGGATGACGCTGCTGGTGGAGGATCTGCTGCTGCTCGCCCGGCTGGACGCGGGCCGCCCGCTGCGGTTCGAGCCGACCGACCTCCTGCCGCTGGTCGTGGACACCGTCAGCGACGCGCGGGCGGCCGGTCCCGGCCACACCTGGCGGCTCGACCTGCCCGACGAACCGGCCGCGGTGTCGGCGGACCCGGCACGCCTCCAGCAGGTGCTGGTCAACCTGCTGGCCAACGCCCGTACGCACACCGCGCCCGGCACGACCGTGACCGCGCGCGTGCGACGGGACGGGCCGTGGCTGTGCCTGGACGTCGAGGACGACGGACAGGGCATCCCGGCCGGGCTGCTGCCGCACGTCTTCGAACGGTTCGCGCGCGGCGACTCGGGCCGCTCCCGCGCCACCGGTTCGACCGGGCTCGGGCTGGCCATCGTGCGGGCCGTGGCCGCCGCGCACGGCGGCACCGTCGGCGTGGACAGCGAGCCGGGGCGGACCCTCTTCACGGTACGGCTGCCCGCCCTCGGCACGACCGCCGCACCGGCCACCGGCCTCCCCGCCCGCCCGGTCACCGGCTCCCCTGCCCTCCCGGTCACAGGCTCCCCTGCCTTCCCGGTCACCGGCCCCTCTGCCCTCCCACCGGCGGCCCCGGGCCGTCCCGCGCCCTGCGGGAAGGCGGCCCCGGGCCCGCACTCACAGGCGCAGCACAGTGTCACCACATCGGTGCGACAGGGGGGTTGA
- a CDS encoding DUF2797 domain-containing protein produces the protein MDQVWRCAGLRWAADGPVLAWQGGRTSALPWGKRVAFEVAEGGVRTCVGARGHACPLRAAVPGRSTGARCEECARLDRAHSVAADTVADDPRPYHVYLAWFGPGLTKVGITAVERGPVRLLEQGAICFSWLGAGPLMAARRTEELLRAALGVPDRIPYAAKRAVRSALDPDPAARAAEISALHERAGALADWPESLERKPFRPVDHVGVYGLDGRVEGRVDGRVGGRADGRVPEAVAEVSELVAGGAVSGALVAAAGPDLHLAHGSGAVVLDTRLMTGWPLGPAEGGTGGGDRLTVPVRDAEQGRARGVQDGLF, from the coding sequence ATGGACCAGGTGTGGAGGTGTGCGGGGCTGCGGTGGGCGGCCGACGGTCCCGTGCTGGCGTGGCAGGGCGGGCGCACGAGCGCGCTGCCGTGGGGGAAGCGGGTGGCCTTCGAGGTCGCCGAGGGGGGAGTGCGGACCTGCGTGGGGGCGCGGGGGCACGCGTGCCCGCTGCGAGCCGCCGTGCCGGGGCGGAGCACGGGGGCGCGGTGCGAGGAGTGCGCGCGGCTGGACCGGGCCCACTCCGTGGCCGCCGACACGGTCGCGGACGACCCCCGGCCGTACCACGTGTATCTGGCGTGGTTCGGGCCCGGCCTGACCAAGGTCGGGATCACCGCGGTCGAGCGGGGACCGGTGCGGCTGCTCGAACAGGGCGCGATCTGCTTCAGCTGGCTCGGCGCCGGACCGCTGATGGCGGCGCGCCGGACCGAGGAACTGCTGCGCGCCGCGCTGGGGGTCCCCGACCGGATCCCCTACGCCGCGAAGCGCGCCGTGCGCTCCGCGCTGGACCCGGACCCGGCGGCGCGGGCCGCCGAGATCAGCGCGCTGCACGAACGGGCGGGTGCGCTGGCCGACTGGCCCGAGTCGCTGGAGCGGAAGCCGTTCCGGCCGGTGGACCACGTCGGCGTGTACGGGCTCGACGGGAGGGTTGAAGGAAGGGTTGACGGGAGGGTTGGAGGAAGGGCCGACGGGAGGGTTCCTGAGGCCGTCGCGGAGGTGAGCGAACTGGTCGCGGGCGGTGCGGTGAGCGGTGCGCTGGTCGCCGCCGCCGGACCGGATCTGCATCTGGCCCACGGCAGCGGGGCCGTCGTCCTCGACACACGGCTGATGACCGGCTGGCCGCTGGGCCCGGCGGAGGGTGGCACGGGCGGGGGCGACCGGCTCACGGTGCCGGTGCGGGACGCTGAGCAGGGGAGGGCGAGGGGCGTCCAGGACGGTCTGTTCTGA
- a CDS encoding MarR family winged helix-turn-helix transcriptional regulator, which translates to MDDGLGDLLHRVVLLLGEAARRRTDDGPGGLTYSQIRLLGTLEDIEPTTQHGLAQALSVSDPAISRALRPLEADGLVRITVDPEHARRRLVRLTEAGRKAFHGAGKPLHDELRAALVAAGFPYERYLEDTARLAEFLEPD; encoded by the coding sequence GTGGATGACGGACTCGGAGATCTGCTGCACCGCGTGGTCCTGCTGCTGGGCGAGGCGGCCCGGCGGCGTACGGACGACGGCCCCGGCGGGCTCACCTACAGCCAGATCAGACTCCTGGGCACGCTGGAGGACATCGAGCCGACGACGCAGCACGGGCTGGCCCAGGCGCTGTCGGTGTCCGACCCGGCGATCAGCCGCGCGCTGCGGCCGCTCGAAGCGGACGGCCTGGTGCGCATCACCGTCGACCCCGAACACGCGCGCCGCCGCCTGGTCCGCCTCACCGAGGCCGGACGAAAGGCGTTCCACGGCGCCGGAAAGCCGCTGCACGACGAACTCCGCGCCGCACTCGTCGCGGCCGGCTTCCCCTACGAGCGCTACCTCGAAGACACCGCCCGGCTGGCCGAGTTCCTGGAGCCCGACTGA
- a CDS encoding amidohydrolase family protein, producing the protein MSDQPQPRSVPQPTPRTAPEVAQEAAEVRRFQDRFGLPGLVDVHTHFMPERVLRKVWDYFDGLGPLTGGLEWPITYREEEDRRVARLREFGVRAFTAMLYPHKPGMAEWLNGWAVGFARRTPDCLHTATLFPEEGAHTYVKEAVEAGARVFKAHVQVGAYDPADELLDPAWGLLAEAGVPVVIHCGSGPAPGKHTGPEPIGRVLARHPRLPLIVAHMGMPEYEDFLGLAERYPRVRLDTTMAFTDFSEGFAPFPRRALPRLAALGDRILLGTDFPNLPYPYVEQLYALERLGLGADWLRAVCHDNGARLFGLE; encoded by the coding sequence ATGAGCGATCAGCCTCAGCCTCGGTCCGTCCCCCAGCCCACCCCCCGTACCGCACCCGAGGTGGCGCAGGAGGCGGCCGAGGTGCGGCGGTTCCAGGACCGGTTCGGCCTGCCCGGACTCGTCGACGTGCACACGCACTTCATGCCCGAGCGGGTGCTGCGCAAGGTCTGGGACTACTTCGACGGGCTCGGCCCGCTCACCGGCGGCCTGGAATGGCCCATCACGTACCGCGAGGAGGAGGACCGGCGCGTCGCCCGGCTGCGGGAGTTCGGGGTGCGGGCCTTCACCGCCATGCTCTACCCGCACAAGCCCGGCATGGCCGAGTGGCTGAACGGCTGGGCGGTCGGCTTCGCCCGCCGCACTCCCGACTGCCTGCACACCGCCACGCTCTTCCCGGAGGAGGGCGCGCACACCTACGTGAAGGAGGCCGTCGAGGCGGGCGCGCGGGTCTTCAAGGCGCACGTCCAGGTCGGCGCGTACGACCCCGCCGACGAACTCCTCGACCCGGCCTGGGGGCTGCTCGCCGAGGCGGGCGTGCCCGTCGTGATCCACTGCGGCTCGGGACCCGCGCCCGGCAAGCACACCGGGCCCGAGCCGATCGGCCGCGTGCTCGCCCGGCACCCCCGGCTGCCGCTGATCGTCGCCCACATGGGCATGCCGGAGTACGAGGACTTCCTCGGCCTCGCCGAGCGGTACCCGCGGGTGCGGCTGGACACGACCATGGCGTTCACCGACTTCAGCGAGGGCTTCGCGCCGTTCCCGCGCCGCGCCCTGCCCCGGCTGGCCGCCCTCGGCGACCGGATCCTGCTCGGGACGGACTTCCCCAACCTCCCCTATCCGTACGTCGAGCAGCTGTACGCCCTGGAGCGCCTCGGCCTGGGCGCCGACTGGCTGCGCGCGGTCTGCCACGACAACGGGGCACGGCTCTTCGGCCTGGAGTGA
- a CDS encoding glycosyltransferase family 39 protein, with protein MTTEHDRNGRQPGTGPSSWDPPPAAPPAPPPAASPSVSPSLSPSLSPSVPPPAPPSAVATAEPPAPSATPPSATPPSASPAPHGADPRPPFARRLWRGRPEDPRWARPALLALLLATALLYLWNLSASGYANSFYSAAVQAGSTSWKAFFFGSLDAGNAITVDKPPAALWPMALSVRLFGLSSWAILVPEVIMGVLTVAVVYASVRRRFSPAAGLIAGAVLALTPVAALMFRFNNPDALLALLMALTVHLVVRALEDGRTKWLVWAGVAVGFAFLAKTLQAFLILPPLALLYGICAPVALRKRLGQLALATVALVVSGGWWVAIVELWPASSRPYIGGSQHNSFLELTFGYNGLGRINGDETGSVGGGGGPGGRGGGGGMWGETGWDRMFDSEVGGQVSWLLPAALILLVAGVLVTRRARRTDLARASFLAWGGALLMTLAVFSYMAGIFHQYYTVALAPYLAAVVGMGVTVLWEERSRTWASLTLAAAVTATAAWGYVLLHRTPDHLPWLRWLVLIGGLATALGLVFVTRIGRRLAVAVVAAGFVTCLAGPTAYTLSTVDSAHTGSIPTAGPAGAGMRGFGGRGGFPGGGEGMRGGLPGGNQQNGNGFPGGGTGGFPGGGQNGGTAPNGQNGTGGQNGNGLPGGGFPGGGRTGEGGRAGGPGGMGGLLDGANVSAAAKKLLEQDASAYTWAAASIGSQNAASYQLATGKPVMAIGGFNGTDPSPTLAQFQQYVAQGRIHYFISGGGMGGGMGGNGTSAQITSWVEKTFKKVTAGSATFYDLTQKTGTTGTTDSTG; from the coding sequence ATGACCACCGAACACGACCGGAACGGTCGCCAGCCCGGCACGGGACCGTCCTCCTGGGACCCGCCCCCGGCCGCACCCCCGGCCCCACCCCCGGCCGCGTCACCGTCCGTATCCCCCTCCCTGTCCCCCTCCCTGTCCCCGTCCGTACCTCCGCCCGCGCCCCCGTCCGCCGTGGCGACGGCCGAACCCCCGGCCCCCTCCGCCACCCCGCCCTCCGCCACCCCGCCCTCCGCGTCCCCCGCCCCGCACGGCGCCGATCCGAGGCCGCCCTTCGCGCGCCGCCTGTGGCGCGGCCGGCCCGAGGATCCGCGCTGGGCCCGGCCCGCCCTCCTCGCCCTGCTGCTCGCGACCGCCCTGCTCTACCTGTGGAACCTGAGCGCCTCCGGTTACGCCAACTCCTTCTACTCGGCGGCCGTGCAGGCGGGCAGCACCTCGTGGAAGGCGTTCTTCTTCGGTTCGCTGGACGCGGGCAACGCCATCACCGTGGACAAGCCGCCGGCCGCGCTGTGGCCGATGGCGCTCTCGGTGCGGCTGTTCGGCCTCAGCTCCTGGGCGATCCTCGTGCCCGAGGTGATCATGGGCGTCCTCACGGTCGCCGTGGTGTACGCCTCGGTGCGCCGCCGGTTCAGCCCCGCGGCCGGACTGATCGCGGGCGCGGTGCTCGCGCTCACCCCGGTGGCCGCGCTGATGTTCCGCTTCAACAACCCGGACGCGCTGCTCGCCCTGCTCATGGCGCTCACCGTGCACCTCGTGGTCCGCGCCCTGGAGGACGGACGCACCAAGTGGCTGGTGTGGGCGGGCGTGGCGGTCGGCTTCGCCTTCCTGGCCAAGACCCTCCAGGCGTTCCTGATCCTGCCGCCGCTGGCCCTGCTCTACGGGATCTGCGCGCCGGTCGCCCTGCGCAAGCGGCTCGGGCAACTCGCGCTCGCCACCGTGGCGCTGGTCGTCTCCGGCGGCTGGTGGGTGGCGATCGTCGAGCTGTGGCCGGCCTCCTCCCGGCCGTACATCGGCGGCTCGCAGCACAACAGCTTCCTGGAGCTGACCTTCGGCTACAACGGCCTCGGCCGGATCAACGGCGACGAGACCGGCAGCGTCGGCGGCGGAGGCGGTCCGGGCGGGCGCGGCGGCGGGGGCGGCATGTGGGGTGAGACGGGCTGGGACCGGATGTTCGACTCCGAGGTCGGCGGCCAGGTCTCCTGGCTGCTGCCGGCCGCGCTGATCCTGCTGGTGGCCGGGGTGCTCGTGACCCGCAGGGCCCGGCGCACCGACCTCGCCCGCGCGTCCTTCCTCGCCTGGGGCGGCGCGCTGCTGATGACGCTGGCCGTCTTCAGCTACATGGCGGGCATCTTCCACCAGTACTACACGGTCGCCCTCGCGCCCTACCTCGCGGCCGTGGTGGGCATGGGCGTGACCGTGCTGTGGGAGGAGCGGTCCAGGACCTGGGCGTCGCTCACGCTGGCCGCCGCCGTCACGGCGACCGCCGCGTGGGGGTACGTCCTGCTGCACCGCACCCCCGACCACCTGCCGTGGCTCCGCTGGCTGGTCCTGATCGGCGGTCTGGCCACCGCCCTCGGACTGGTCTTCGTGACCCGGATCGGCCGGCGGCTGGCCGTCGCCGTGGTCGCCGCGGGCTTCGTGACCTGCCTGGCCGGTCCGACGGCGTACACGCTGAGCACGGTGGACTCCGCGCACACCGGTTCCATCCCGACGGCGGGTCCGGCGGGCGCGGGCATGCGGGGCTTCGGCGGCCGGGGCGGCTTCCCCGGCGGTGGCGAGGGCATGCGCGGCGGCCTCCCCGGCGGGAACCAGCAGAACGGCAACGGCTTCCCGGGCGGCGGCACCGGAGGCTTCCCCGGCGGCGGCCAGAACGGCGGGACCGCCCCCAACGGCCAGAACGGCACCGGTGGCCAGAACGGCAACGGCCTCCCCGGAGGCGGCTTCCCCGGCGGCGGCCGGACCGGCGAAGGCGGCCGTGCGGGCGGCCCCGGCGGCATGGGCGGCCTGCTCGACGGCGCGAACGTCTCCGCCGCCGCGAAGAAGCTGCTGGAGCAGGACGCGTCCGCCTACACCTGGGCCGCCGCGTCCATCGGCTCGCAGAACGCGGCCAGTTACCAGCTCGCCACCGGCAAGCCGGTCATGGCGATCGGCGGCTTCAACGGCACCGACCCGTCCCCGACCCTGGCCCAGTTCCAGCAGTACGTGGCGCAGGGCCGGATCCACTACTTCATCTCCGGCGGCGGCATGGGCGGCGGGATGGGCGGCAACGGCACCTCCGCCCAGATCACCTCCTGGGTGGAGAAGACCTTCAAGAAGGTCACGGCGGGATCGGCCACGTTCTACGACCTGACGCAGAAGACAGGCACCACAGGCACCACAGACAGCACCGGCTGA
- a CDS encoding DUF6790 family protein, with product MDDNFSYLARSAFPLVWILVPAAGAFLRARRARSREEALEIWQRWWAIGAFGIGSLWMTVAFLAAPDTMAEAIGFGRTPFMVEIAFANLGLAVMGFRAASASARERITIGLGGGMFLWGALAGHLYQWFANGDHAPGNTGGVLVNDLLIPAVMIALAVRSRRLAPSPRPTAHVPA from the coding sequence ATGGACGACAACTTCTCCTACCTGGCCCGCTCCGCCTTCCCCCTGGTCTGGATCCTGGTACCGGCCGCCGGCGCCTTCCTGCGCGCCCGTCGCGCCCGCTCCCGCGAGGAGGCGCTGGAGATCTGGCAGCGCTGGTGGGCCATCGGCGCCTTCGGCATCGGGAGCCTGTGGATGACGGTCGCGTTCCTCGCCGCCCCGGACACCATGGCCGAGGCGATCGGCTTCGGCCGGACGCCCTTCATGGTCGAGATCGCCTTCGCCAACCTCGGCCTGGCCGTCATGGGCTTCCGGGCCGCCTCGGCCTCCGCCCGCGAGCGCATCACCATCGGGCTCGGCGGCGGGATGTTCCTCTGGGGCGCCCTGGCCGGCCACCTCTACCAGTGGTTCGCCAACGGCGACCACGCCCCCGGCAACACCGGCGGAGTCCTCGTCAACGACCTCCTGATCCCGGCCGTCATGATCGCCCTGGCGGTCCGCTCCCGACGCCTGGCCCCTTCTCCCCGGCCGACCGCGCACGTACCCGCCTGA
- a CDS encoding response regulator transcription factor, whose translation MTTTSPQGRTELLRADGSPVRVLVVDDEQSITELLSMALRYEGWRIRSADDGVGALKSAREFRPDAVVLDMMLPDMDGLTVLGRLRRDLPDVPVLFLTAKDAVEDRIAGLTAGGDDYVTKPFSLEEVVARLRGLIRRAGAADRRSESVLVVGDLTLDEDSHEVSRGGDNIHLTATEFELLRFLMRNPRRVLSKAQILDRVWSYDFGGQANVVELYISYLRRKIDAGREPMIHTRRGAGYLIKPAVS comes from the coding sequence ATGACCACGACTTCGCCCCAGGGGCGCACCGAACTGCTGAGGGCGGACGGGAGCCCCGTCCGCGTGCTCGTGGTGGACGACGAGCAGTCGATCACCGAACTGCTGTCCATGGCCCTGCGCTACGAGGGCTGGCGGATCCGCAGCGCCGACGACGGGGTGGGCGCGCTGAAGAGCGCCCGCGAGTTCCGGCCCGACGCCGTCGTCCTCGACATGATGCTGCCCGACATGGACGGCCTCACCGTGCTGGGCCGGCTGCGCCGCGACCTGCCCGACGTGCCCGTCCTCTTCCTGACCGCCAAGGACGCCGTCGAGGACCGGATCGCCGGTCTCACCGCGGGCGGGGACGACTACGTGACCAAGCCGTTCAGCCTGGAGGAGGTCGTCGCGCGGCTGCGCGGACTGATCCGGCGTGCGGGCGCCGCCGACCGGCGCTCCGAGTCCGTGCTGGTCGTCGGCGACCTCACCCTCGACGAGGACAGCCACGAGGTCTCGCGCGGCGGCGACAACATCCACCTGACCGCCACCGAGTTCGAGCTGCTGCGCTTCCTCATGCGCAACCCGCGGCGCGTGCTGAGCAAGGCGCAGATCCTGGACCGCGTCTGGTCGTACGACTTCGGCGGCCAGGCCAACGTCGTCGAGCTGTACATCTCCTATCTGCGCCGCAAGATCGACGCGGGCCGCGAGCCGATGATCCACACCCGGCGCGGCGCCGGATACCTGATCAAGCCCGCGGTGTCGTGA
- a CDS encoding YciI family protein, which translates to MEYFCYHRDRPGSLALREELVEAHWSYMDGYADRMIARGPVFDEEDTLLGSVHILDLPGPAAARAFAFDEPNYQAGAYRDVLLRRWRNLLGRTMWDFPGGAADGRRYLVIGLGPGPRPGVGSGSGAARGRAASGPAVPDVRDDLIAYGPLLSDDGTAWLGTAALVRARDAAAARAVLGDEPYDGVEVHRWEFGGRR; encoded by the coding sequence ATGGAGTACTTCTGCTACCACCGGGACCGGCCGGGATCCCTCGCGCTGCGCGAGGAGCTGGTCGAGGCGCACTGGTCCTACATGGACGGGTACGCGGACCGGATGATCGCCCGCGGGCCGGTCTTCGACGAGGAGGACACCCTCCTCGGGAGTGTGCACATCCTCGATCTGCCCGGTCCCGCCGCCGCCCGCGCGTTCGCCTTCGACGAGCCCAACTACCAGGCCGGGGCGTACCGGGACGTGCTGCTGCGGCGGTGGCGCAATCTGCTGGGGCGCACCATGTGGGACTTCCCGGGCGGGGCCGCCGACGGCCGGCGGTACCTGGTGATCGGCCTCGGACCCGGCCCTCGCCCCGGCGTCGGCTCCGGCTCGGGCGCGGCTCGGGGCAGGGCGGCGTCCGGGCCCGCCGTGCCGGACGTACGCGACGACCTGATCGCGTACGGGCCGCTGCTGTCGGACGACGGCACCGCGTGGCTGGGCACGGCGGCGCTGGTCCGGGCGCGGGACGCGGCCGCGGCGCGCGCCGTACTGGGCGACGAGCCGTACGACGGGGTCGAGGTGCACCGGTGGGAGTTCGGCGGCAGGCGGTGA
- a CDS encoding bifunctional glycosyltransferase family 2/GtrA family protein produces MRTDPSPGPLPAREHLPAADAGTPVLDVVIPVYNEEKDLRPCVLRLHEHLTRTFPYAFRITVADNASTDSTPRVAAALAAELAGVRSARLEQKGRGRALRAVWSASEAPVLAYMDVDLSTDLNALLPLVAPLISGHSDLAIGSRLARSSRVVRGTKRELISRSYNLILRGSLQARFSDAQCGFKAIRRDVAQVLLPLVEDTGWFFDTEMLVLAERAGLRIHEVPVDWVDDPDSTVRIVRTATDDLKGVWRVGKALATGSLPLDRLARPFGDDPRDRDIQDVPRGLARQLVGFCVVGALSTLFYLLLYSLFRQFAGSQTANALALLVSAVANTAANRRLTFGVRGRGGAVRHQAQGLVVFAIGLALTSGSLAALAMATREPAHSTELAVLVAANLAATVLRFLLFRAWVFPEPREEAPRTAPEHPYRSGPAVIRPQHPYGTRHDHSTADNNDHCAADSIGLGLDLEVDRGIDQKDPR; encoded by the coding sequence ATGCGAACCGACCCTTCCCCCGGTCCACTCCCGGCACGGGAGCACCTCCCGGCCGCGGACGCCGGTACGCCGGTCCTGGACGTGGTGATCCCCGTCTACAACGAGGAGAAGGACCTCCGGCCGTGCGTGCTCCGCCTGCACGAGCACCTGACCCGGACCTTCCCGTACGCGTTCCGCATCACCGTCGCCGACAACGCCTCCACCGACAGCACCCCGCGGGTGGCGGCGGCGCTGGCGGCGGAGCTGGCCGGGGTGCGCAGCGCGCGCCTCGAACAGAAGGGGCGGGGCCGCGCCCTGCGGGCCGTCTGGTCGGCCTCGGAGGCGCCGGTCCTCGCCTATATGGACGTGGACCTGTCCACCGACCTGAACGCGCTGCTGCCCCTGGTGGCGCCGCTGATCTCCGGCCACTCCGACCTGGCCATCGGCTCCCGGCTCGCCCGCAGCTCACGGGTGGTGCGCGGCACCAAGCGGGAGCTGATCTCCCGCTCCTACAACCTGATCCTGCGCGGCTCGCTCCAGGCCCGCTTCTCCGACGCGCAGTGCGGGTTCAAGGCGATACGGCGCGATGTCGCCCAGGTGCTGCTGCCGCTGGTGGAGGACACCGGGTGGTTCTTCGACACCGAGATGCTGGTGCTCGCCGAACGGGCCGGGCTGCGCATCCACGAGGTGCCGGTCGACTGGGTCGACGACCCGGACTCCACGGTGCGCATCGTGCGGACCGCGACCGACGACCTGAAGGGCGTGTGGCGGGTCGGCAAGGCCCTGGCCACCGGTTCGCTGCCGCTGGACCGGCTCGCCCGACCCTTCGGTGACGACCCGCGCGACCGGGACATCCAGGACGTGCCCAGGGGGCTGGCCCGGCAACTGGTCGGGTTCTGCGTCGTCGGTGCCCTGTCCACCCTCTTCTATCTGCTGCTCTACAGCCTCTTCCGGCAGTTCGCCGGCTCCCAGACCGCCAACGCGCTCGCCCTGCTGGTCTCGGCCGTCGCCAACACCGCGGCCAACCGGCGGCTGACCTTCGGGGTGCGCGGACGCGGCGGCGCGGTGCGGCACCAGGCACAGGGCCTGGTGGTCTTCGCCATCGGTCTCGCGCTGACCAGCGGTTCCCTGGCCGCGCTGGCCATGGCGACCAGGGAGCCGGCGCACTCCACCGAACTGGCCGTCCTGGTCGCCGCCAACCTGGCCGCGACCGTGCTGCGCTTCCTGCTCTTCCGCGCCTGGGTCTTCCCGGAACCGCGCGAGGAGGCACCGCGGACGGCGCCCGAGCACCCGTACCGGTCCGGGCCCGCCGTGATCCGGCCCCAGCACCCGTACGGCACCCGCCACGACCACAGCACCGCCGACAACAACGACCACTGCGCCGCCGACAGCATCGGCCTCGGCCTCGACCTCGAAGTCGACCGCGGAATCGACCAGAAGGACCCCCGATGA